From the Anaerotignum faecicola genome, one window contains:
- a CDS encoding ABC transporter permease subunit translates to ILPTVINISESALRSVPKELRSASLALGATKIQTIFQVVLPAAKSGIITAIVLGTGRAIGEAMAISLVSGSSVNFPLPFNSVRFLTTAIVSEMSYSAGLHKQVLFTIGLVLFAFIMIINISLTRLLKKGDVQHD, encoded by the coding sequence GATTCTCCCCACAGTCATCAATATCAGCGAATCCGCGCTCCGTTCCGTTCCAAAGGAACTGCGAAGCGCCTCTCTGGCTCTGGGAGCCACAAAGATTCAGACGATTTTCCAGGTTGTACTTCCGGCAGCAAAATCAGGTATTATAACAGCCATCGTTCTGGGCACCGGCCGCGCCATCGGCGAAGCCATGGCGATCAGCCTTGTATCGGGAAGCTCCGTCAATTTCCCGCTTCCCTTCAACTCCGTCCGCTTCCTTACGACGGCGATCGTATCGGAAATGTCCTACTCGGCAGGTCTTCACAAACAGGTGCTCTTTACCATTGGTCTTGTCCTGTTCGCATTTATTATGATCATTAATATTTCTCTGACCAGGCTCTTAAAGAAAGGAGATGTACAGCATGACTAA